A genomic segment from Saprospiraceae bacterium encodes:
- a CDS encoding tetratricopeptide repeat protein, which produces MKHFLWTLMLIYGSCCCVFAQNKSKIDSLIKALAGNQTDTLGVRTMLLLSAEYFISNPNRAFQYSQEANRLSDKLNYNFGRIQSLAWLAYFHEQNGQIDTALSLYQKSYELAIKTGNKNDAATCLNNIAAIYKDLGKIDEALEFHQRSLSIKLELGKQEGIASSYNNIGLIYQNQGKIPDALNYYNKALKIFEELKDKQGIATVYENTGFIYKDQKQYDLAFDYLQKSLKIHIEDNDKYGIGYSWNALGNLCEEQNKLLIALNYYEQALKVRTEINDNQGIFYTWKNIGNIHNKLGNKEEAKRAYEKSLSGIEALGDKWGIAIVTNLYGAFLLNESQLNQSEAYLSKSLGIAKELGFPTDIRNAAENLQALYRKKGRWKEALAMNDLFIEMKDSVQNEKNHKLSIQTQFQYEYEKKEAILKIEQAKKDALAQKEIQKQRLILVGISGGLILVVLFSIALIRQRNKIAKGKKRSDELLLNILPEEVAEELKETGSAKAKSFDNVTVLFTDFEKFTEISQKLTAEELVEEINYCYSEFDKIITKYGIEKIKTIGDSYMCVGGLPTTNTSHPWDVVKAAMEFQEFITKNINHRKNQGKPYFELRIGIHTGPVVAGIVGIKKFAYDIWGDTVNTASRMETSGEAGKVNISGATYDYIKDIYTCTYRGKISVKHKGEIDMYFIEGARN; this is translated from the coding sequence ATGAAACATTTTCTTTGGACATTGATGCTCATATATGGCAGTTGCTGCTGTGTTTTTGCTCAAAACAAGTCCAAAATCGATTCCTTGATAAAAGCGTTGGCAGGAAACCAGACTGATACGTTGGGCGTTCGAACGATGCTATTACTTTCCGCTGAATATTTTATAAGCAATCCAAACAGGGCGTTTCAATATAGCCAGGAAGCAAATCGATTATCGGATAAGTTGAATTACAACTTTGGCCGAATCCAAAGTTTAGCCTGGTTGGCGTATTTTCATGAACAAAATGGACAAATTGATACTGCACTTTCACTTTATCAAAAAAGTTACGAACTAGCAATTAAAACCGGTAATAAAAATGATGCCGCAACTTGCTTAAATAATATAGCAGCTATATATAAAGACCTTGGTAAAATAGATGAAGCACTTGAATTTCATCAGCGTAGTCTAAGCATAAAATTAGAACTTGGAAAACAAGAAGGCATTGCATCTTCCTATAATAATATTGGACTAATCTATCAAAATCAAGGTAAAATTCCTGATGCCTTAAATTACTACAACAAAGCTTTAAAAATATTTGAAGAGCTGAAAGACAAACAAGGAATCGCTACAGTATACGAAAATACCGGGTTTATTTATAAAGATCAGAAACAATACGACCTTGCTTTTGATTATCTGCAAAAAAGTTTAAAAATTCACATTGAAGATAATGACAAATATGGTATCGGATATTCCTGGAATGCATTGGGAAATTTGTGTGAAGAACAAAACAAACTACTAATAGCCTTAAATTATTATGAACAAGCGCTTAAAGTTCGTACTGAAATTAATGACAATCAAGGCATTTTTTATACCTGGAAGAATATTGGAAACATACATAATAAGTTGGGCAATAAAGAAGAAGCAAAACGTGCTTATGAAAAAAGTCTTTCCGGAATTGAAGCGCTTGGTGATAAATGGGGAATTGCAATTGTAACCAATTTATATGGTGCCTTTTTATTGAATGAATCCCAATTGAATCAAAGTGAAGCTTATTTATCTAAATCTTTAGGCATCGCAAAAGAATTAGGATTTCCAACTGACATCAGGAATGCGGCAGAAAATCTTCAAGCTCTCTATCGTAAAAAAGGAAGGTGGAAAGAAGCACTTGCAATGAATGATTTATTTATTGAAATGAAGGATAGTGTACAAAACGAAAAAAATCATAAACTATCTATTCAAACTCAATTCCAGTATGAATATGAAAAAAAAGAAGCTATTTTAAAAATTGAACAAGCTAAAAAGGATGCACTTGCACAAAAAGAAATTCAAAAACAGCGATTAATTTTGGTTGGAATATCTGGTGGATTGATTTTAGTAGTACTCTTTTCCATTGCCCTAATTAGACAACGCAATAAAATAGCAAAAGGTAAAAAACGCAGTGACGAACTCTTGTTAAATATATTACCTGAAGAAGTGGCTGAAGAACTCAAAGAAACTGGCAGTGCAAAAGCCAAATCATTTGATAATGTTACTGTGTTGTTTACAGACTTTGAAAAATTTACAGAGATCAGTCAAAAATTGACAGCTGAAGAATTGGTTGAAGAAATCAACTATTGCTATAGTGAATTTGATAAAATTATCACTAAATATGGGATAGAAAAAATCAAAACCATTGGTGATAGTTACATGTGTGTAGGTGGTCTCCCAACCACAAATACATCACATCCCTGGGATGTTGTAAAAGCTGCAATGGAATTCCAGGAATTTATTACGAAAAATATAAACCATCGGAAAAATCAAGGTAAACCATATTTTGAATTGCGCATTGGTATTCATACCGGTCCTGTGGTAGCAGGAATCGTTGGAATTAAAAAATTTGCTTATGACATATGGGGTGACACCGTAAATACTGCTTCCAGGATGGAAACGAGTGGCGAAGCTGGAAAAGTAAATATTTCCGGTGCTACTTATGATTATATTAAAGATATTTATACTTGTACTTACCGAGGAAAAATATCAGTTAAACATAAAGGTGAAATTGATATGTATTTTATTGAAGGCGCTAGAAATTAA
- a CDS encoding class I SAM-dependent methyltransferase yields the protein MKSTKSDISNWDDIAQRYQDKFMDLKIYNESYDHFCKLLDKENPLILEIACGPGNITKYLMEIRPDLIIDAIDSSPNMLRLAQINNPSVHFKLMDCRHLSQLSKSYDAILIGFCMPYLSKLECAQLIQDASRLLHGGGIFYFSTIEGRYETSAYETSSDGKNSLFVYYHETNYLEEMLFANNFTILEFSTIKYQKSELKIENHLIYIAKLKSGIN from the coding sequence ATGAAGTCAACAAAATCAGATATTTCAAATTGGGATGATATCGCGCAACGGTATCAGGACAAATTCATGGATTTAAAGATATATAATGAAAGTTACGATCATTTCTGCAAACTTCTGGACAAAGAAAATCCGCTGATTTTGGAAATTGCTTGCGGTCCTGGAAATATTACGAAATACCTTATGGAAATTCGCCCTGATCTAATTATTGATGCAATTGATTCTTCGCCAAATATGCTCCGCCTTGCACAAATAAACAACCCAAGCGTTCATTTTAAACTGATGGATTGCCGTCACCTGAGTCAATTAAGTAAGTCATACGATGCAATCCTCATCGGTTTCTGTATGCCCTATTTATCCAAGCTCGAATGCGCCCAGCTAATACAAGATGCATCAAGATTATTGCACGGTGGAGGAATATTTTACTTCAGTACCATTGAAGGTCGTTACGAAACATCTGCTTATGAAACCAGCAGTGATGGAAAAAACAGTCTTTTTGTTTATTATCATGAGACCAATTATTTAGAAGAAATGTTATTTGCCAATAACTTTACGATCTTAGAATTTTCCACTATAAAATATCAAAAATCAGAATTAAAGATTGAAAATCATCTTATTTATATAGCTAAATTAAAATCAGGAATAAATTAA
- the queD gene encoding 6-carboxytetrahydropterin synthase QueD produces the protein MQIFRKFTFDSAHFLPNVPEGHKCKNIHGHTYHLTVFIDDRLDPHLNWVMDFAAINKAIDPILKSIDHKLMNDIPGLENPTCEQIAIWLWDQIKPQIPQLIKIELNETPTSGVIYTGTV, from the coding sequence ATGCAAATATTTAGAAAGTTTACTTTTGATTCCGCTCATTTTCTTCCCAACGTACCAGAAGGTCATAAATGCAAAAACATTCATGGACACACCTATCATTTAACCGTTTTTATCGATGACCGTTTAGATCCTCATTTAAACTGGGTTATGGATTTTGCTGCCATTAATAAAGCAATTGATCCCATTTTAAAATCAATTGATCACAAATTGATGAATGACATTCCGGGTTTAGAAAATCCAACCTGCGAGCAAATTGCAATTTGGCTTTGGGATCAAATAAAACCACAAATACCCCAACTGATTAAAATTGAATTAAATGAAACGCCTACTTCAGGAGTGATTTATACAGGTACCGTTTGA
- a CDS encoding N-acetyltransferase: protein MEDTYSIRFISPEQDAAACLKVYEPYVLYTPITFDYKVPELNEFQSKILDTIYEYPWLVCLKNDQIEGYAYASRHRYKTAYQWSAESTIYITESLQGKGIGSILYETLLSILKIQGFFNVYAGVTVPNKKSELLHIKMGFEEIGIFKNIGFKSGTWHDVKWFQKTLQDYIINPTLPLKLEELKHSNEFHAILSAANNKLNNS, encoded by the coding sequence ATGGAAGACACTTATTCTATACGATTCATTTCTCCTGAGCAAGATGCAGCAGCATGCTTAAAGGTATATGAGCCTTATGTTTTATATACTCCAATTACCTTTGATTATAAAGTCCCTGAGCTAAATGAATTTCAAAGTAAAATTCTCGATACAATTTATGAATATCCCTGGTTGGTTTGCTTAAAAAACGATCAAATCGAAGGCTATGCTTATGCCAGTCGGCATCGGTATAAAACGGCCTATCAGTGGTCCGCTGAATCTACCATTTATATAACCGAATCTCTACAAGGTAAAGGAATTGGGTCTATACTTTATGAAACTCTGTTATCCATTCTTAAAATTCAAGGGTTCTTTAATGTATACGCTGGAGTGACCGTTCCAAATAAGAAAAGTGAATTACTTCACATCAAAATGGGGTTTGAAGAAATAGGTATTTTTAAAAATATAGGCTTTAAATCAGGAACCTGGCATGATGTCAAATGGTTTCAAAAAACCCTTCAGGATTATATAATAAACCCAACATTACCCCTTAAATTGGAAGAATTGAAACACTCAAATGAATTTCACGCTATTTTATCAGCAGCCAATAATAAATTAAATAATTCTTAA
- a CDS encoding glycosyltransferase family 39 protein — protein MNRLLHLKPNSAYYFFITGIFLTIISPFTFSEGIFMDGLFYSSIARNLSNGVGTFWQTHFSNTLFPRFYEHPPLALGIQSLFFKIIGASHYTEKIYSLCCIILTGFIICRIWLLMALRHAWIPLCLWLSVPLVQWSSSNNLLENTVSIFTCLSVYFYLKAFNRSSKMYFLTSGSMLFLAFLSKGFVGFFPLVFPFFFNLFSRDFSFSRFTKQTLLMCLGIAVPLFLLISFNQQASVSLYTYLNVQVLKSIYFVQTVDSRWYLIQRCIFELIPAFILCAITVFIYKKQNLDIKLNWNKAFPFILVAASAVFPMMISLKQSGFYILPSFPFFALGIGILIYPIVNFLILRIKTHSFSFKVFTSISLLAFCLGLSLSISNVHAVSRDAALLHDIHSIGNYLDDGSTIGISKNLWTDWSLHGYFIRYKNISLDTSSNIKTQYFLTNLMDQGNELNSHLEPILQATQKYQFYEVCIIK, from the coding sequence GTGAACCGCCTTCTGCATTTAAAACCTAACTCGGCCTATTATTTTTTCATTACAGGCATCTTTCTAACAATTATTTCACCTTTCACTTTTTCCGAAGGCATCTTTATGGATGGCCTGTTTTATTCAAGTATTGCAAGAAATTTGTCAAATGGAGTCGGTACTTTTTGGCAAACTCATTTCTCCAATACCTTGTTTCCTAGATTTTATGAACATCCTCCACTTGCGTTAGGCATTCAATCTTTATTTTTTAAAATTATAGGAGCAAGTCATTATACTGAAAAAATCTATTCATTATGTTGCATTATCCTAACCGGCTTTATCATCTGCCGAATCTGGTTGCTCATGGCATTACGACATGCATGGATTCCCTTGTGTTTGTGGCTTTCCGTTCCATTAGTTCAATGGTCCAGTTCAAATAACCTCCTGGAAAATACAGTAAGCATTTTTACCTGCCTGAGTGTGTATTTCTATTTAAAAGCTTTTAACCGTTCATCCAAAATGTACTTTCTGACCTCAGGGAGCATGCTATTTCTTGCATTTTTATCCAAAGGATTTGTAGGATTCTTTCCTTTAGTCTTTCCATTTTTCTTTAATCTCTTTTCAAGAGATTTTAGTTTTTCACGTTTCACCAAACAGACTTTGCTGATGTGTTTAGGCATTGCAGTCCCCCTATTTCTGCTAATTTCATTCAACCAACAGGCCTCGGTTTCTTTGTATACTTATTTGAATGTACAGGTATTAAAAAGTATCTATTTTGTCCAAACAGTTGATTCCAGATGGTATTTAATCCAACGATGTATTTTTGAACTAATACCAGCATTCATACTATGCGCTATTACAGTTTTTATATACAAAAAACAAAATTTGGATATAAAACTTAATTGGAACAAAGCCTTCCCTTTCATACTTGTCGCAGCATCAGCAGTCTTTCCCATGATGATTAGTTTAAAACAAAGTGGATTTTACATCCTTCCCAGTTTTCCATTCTTTGCCTTGGGAATTGGAATCCTAATTTATCCAATTGTAAATTTTTTAATTTTAAGAATAAAAACACATTCATTTTCTTTTAAAGTGTTCACATCTATCAGTCTGCTTGCTTTTTGTTTGGGTCTTTCATTGTCCATCTCTAATGTACATGCCGTGAGCAGAGATGCAGCATTGTTGCATGATATTCATAGTATTGGAAATTATCTGGATGATGGCAGCACGATTGGAATTTCTAAAAATCTTTGGACTGATTGGAGTCTGCATGGATATTTTATTCGCTATAAAAACATCAGTTTGGATACATCCTCTAATATCAAGACTCAATATTTTCTCACTAATTTAATGGATCAGGGAAATGAGCTAAATTCTCATTTGGAGCCCATTTTACAAGCGACCCAGAAATATCAATTTTATGAAGTCTGTATTATAAAATAG
- a CDS encoding anion permease: MKAIRIDLYFYLILLLLLLHYLFNPFELQPGALKVLSAGLVMISMWILELIPMPIVALLPLIIFPLWGVESLTETARNYADPIIFLFMGGFFIALAIEKWNLHQRIALSILKKSGGKGNHILLGFMASSFLISMWLSNTATTMMMFPIALSVLNVMGSNFKGTGFKKFSTSVLLSIAYASNIGGLATIIGTPPNIALLGFMNEEYHLNISFSDWFVVCFPLALIILALLYWVFTRVLFINKMDKDEATKAFIDSEFLKLKNWSKPERYVLYIFLATASLWITKDLLVRFTGLPINDAQIALAGAFALFVVPSGIKKVKPEDAIDLEIENIDSQSSRLLEWNDTHKMAWGILLMFGGGLALAKSMESSGLMKLIGEGIAIYAPQHLFLLILLVASISIFLSEIMSNIAQVIVMVPILSSISIAMGISPIIVCLPMTLAASCAGMLPMGTPPNAIAYSSGKIPLKEMMKAGFVLNLISILVISLFCYYFRISI, from the coding sequence ATGAAGGCGATTCGTATTGATTTGTATTTTTATTTGATCTTGCTATTGCTTCTGTTGCATTATTTGTTCAATCCTTTTGAATTGCAACCAGGAGCATTAAAAGTATTAAGTGCCGGATTGGTTATGATCTCCATGTGGATTTTGGAATTGATCCCTATGCCAATTGTTGCCTTATTGCCTCTGATAATATTTCCTTTGTGGGGTGTTGAAAGTTTAACTGAAACAGCCAGGAATTATGCGGATCCAATTATTTTTTTATTTATGGGTGGCTTTTTTATTGCACTCGCAATTGAGAAATGGAATTTGCACCAACGGATTGCATTGAGTATTTTGAAAAAGTCGGGTGGAAAGGGAAATCACATTTTACTTGGTTTTATGGCTTCCAGTTTTTTAATCAGCATGTGGCTAAGCAACACGGCTACTACCATGATGATGTTTCCTATTGCATTGTCGGTATTAAATGTTATGGGTTCAAATTTCAAAGGAACTGGATTTAAAAAATTCTCAACTTCTGTATTATTAAGTATAGCCTATGCATCAAATATTGGTGGCCTGGCAACGATTATAGGTACTCCTCCAAACATTGCTTTGTTAGGATTTATGAATGAAGAATATCATTTAAATATCAGTTTTTCGGATTGGTTTGTAGTTTGTTTTCCTCTTGCTTTAATTATACTTGCTTTGTTGTATTGGGTGTTTACCCGTGTTTTATTTATAAACAAAATGGATAAAGATGAAGCAACCAAAGCATTTATTGATTCGGAATTTCTCAAACTAAAGAACTGGTCAAAACCTGAACGATATGTCCTTTATATCTTTTTGGCTACTGCATCTTTATGGATTACAAAAGATTTATTGGTTCGATTTACAGGTTTGCCAATAAATGATGCACAAATTGCCTTAGCGGGTGCATTTGCTCTTTTTGTGGTTCCTTCAGGCATTAAAAAAGTAAAGCCAGAGGATGCAATTGATTTAGAAATTGAAAATATTGATTCTCAAAGTTCCCGTTTGTTGGAATGGAATGATACCCATAAAATGGCCTGGGGAATTTTGTTAATGTTTGGTGGCGGATTGGCATTGGCTAAATCCATGGAATCTTCCGGTCTCATGAAACTGATTGGGGAAGGAATTGCTATCTATGCACCCCAACATTTGTTCTTGCTCATTTTACTCGTTGCTTCTATTTCAATTTTTTTGAGTGAAATAATGAGCAATATTGCCCAAGTCATTGTGATGGTACCCATTTTAAGTTCGATTTCAATCGCGATGGGCATTTCACCAATTATTGTTTGTTTGCCGATGACTTTGGCTGCTAGTTGCGCCGGTATGTTGCCTATGGGTACCCCTCCAAATGCAATTGCGTATTCAAGTGGAAAAATTCCACTAAAAGAAATGATGAAAGCAGGTTTTGTATTAAACCTGATCAGTATTTTGGTAATCAGTTTGTTTTGTTATTATTTTAGGATATCGATATAA
- a CDS encoding DUF1501 domain-containing protein: protein MKRRSFIQSVPVAVGGMTVTAHGASPLLSALTNALGDTDRVLVIIQLNGGNDGLNMVIPLDQYASLAQATIRQNILLPEDKVLKLGGTNNATGLHPAMNRFYDMYNEGKMAVIQSVGYPKFSYSHFRATDIWMTGADSTEYLNSGWAGRYLAYEYPNYPVGFPNTVMPDPLSIRVGGNIVLGLQNQGVPMAISISNTNDPLNLNGSLFQDPAPGNYMGKELAYVREVQRQTDKFGDSVKNSADKGTNLSTLYPKTNTELGYTLGQQLSIVAKLISGGIKTRIFWLSTGGYDTHAGQVTAADHTTGAHANLLKGLSDAVGAFMNDIKLLGLEDRVIGMTFSEFGRRIISNASGGTDHGAAQPMFVFGKKVVGGVVGANPIIDPKSTVGSNLPMQYDFRSVYASILSDWFCVPDPDLQQILLRNYQKLPILDPGNCIPTSVHDQNNRLGENLVYAYPNPFVQSTKIKFETKGGHTQIQIINNEGSVIKTLLDQDMQSGKYTLDCDLEDAAAGIYYVRLQNGVLQQVKSMMKVK, encoded by the coding sequence ATGAAAAGAAGATCATTTATACAATCTGTTCCGGTTGCAGTTGGAGGTATGACTGTTACAGCTCATGGTGCAAGTCCACTATTGTCAGCATTGACCAATGCTTTGGGTGATACCGATCGGGTTTTAGTTATTATTCAATTGAATGGTGGTAACGATGGATTAAACATGGTGATCCCATTAGACCAATATGCTTCTTTAGCACAAGCTACCATTCGCCAAAATATATTATTACCGGAAGATAAGGTTTTAAAATTAGGAGGAACGAATAATGCAACTGGATTACATCCGGCCATGAATCGTTTTTACGATATGTACAATGAAGGAAAAATGGCTGTCATACAGAGTGTTGGGTATCCTAAATTTAGTTACTCACATTTTCGTGCAACAGATATCTGGATGACAGGTGCTGATTCAACAGAATACCTTAACTCCGGTTGGGCGGGTCGATACCTCGCTTATGAATACCCAAATTATCCGGTGGGCTTTCCCAATACAGTAATGCCGGACCCATTATCAATCCGTGTTGGTGGAAATATTGTTTTAGGATTGCAGAATCAGGGCGTTCCAATGGCAATTTCTATTTCAAATACAAATGATCCATTAAATTTAAATGGCAGTTTATTTCAGGATCCAGCTCCAGGAAATTACATGGGAAAAGAATTGGCCTATGTTCGCGAAGTGCAAAGACAAACTGATAAATTTGGAGATTCGGTTAAAAATTCTGCGGATAAAGGAACCAATTTATCAACACTCTATCCAAAAACCAATACGGAATTAGGTTACACCTTGGGGCAACAATTGTCTATCGTAGCTAAATTAATTTCTGGTGGAATTAAAACGAGAATATTCTGGCTAAGTACAGGAGGATACGATACACACGCCGGACAAGTTACAGCTGCAGACCACACTACAGGCGCACATGCTAATTTATTAAAAGGCTTGTCAGATGCGGTAGGTGCATTTATGAATGATATTAAATTATTAGGACTGGAAGACCGTGTAATCGGAATGACTTTTTCAGAATTTGGAAGACGAATCATATCCAATGCTTCCGGTGGCACAGACCATGGAGCTGCGCAACCAATGTTTGTGTTTGGTAAAAAAGTAGTTGGAGGCGTGGTTGGTGCAAATCCAATTATTGATCCAAAATCTACCGTTGGATCCAATTTACCAATGCAATACGATTTTCGCTCAGTGTATGCATCCATATTAAGTGATTGGTTCTGTGTACCAGATCCGGATCTTCAACAAATTTTATTGCGCAATTATCAAAAACTACCTATCCTCGATCCAGGCAATTGCATACCAACTTCTGTTCATGATCAAAACAATCGATTGGGTGAAAACCTTGTATATGCATATCCGAATCCATTCGTTCAATCTACTAAAATAAAATTTGAAACGAAGGGTGGCCATACGCAAATTCAAATCATCAACAACGAAGGTTCTGTTATAAAAACCCTTTTAGATCAAGATATGCAATCAGGAAAATATACGCTGGATTGTGATCTTGAAGATGCAGCTGCTGGAATCTATTATGTCAGACTTCAAAATGGTGTATTACAACAGGTGAAGTCAATGATGAAAGTCAAGTAA
- a CDS encoding DUF1800 family protein has protein sequence MGSIKPFSGPFGKPELIHLLRRTMFGVKKSDLNFFKTKNLDEVLQVLVPTTPKAPDPPLRAYYNNVDPTKDNLDTLVPFGKTWVDTPAQASQPANPSGSRRNSLKQWMTGLQLHQDRSVYEKMIMFYQTLLVTEDAVVENAHAMYNTQSLYRKYAMGNYKKLIKEITLDAGMLRYLNGERNTKTAPDENYGRELQELFCIGKGPGSGYTEEDVKAAAKVLTGWYVIYNEKIANVTTNVIPRKAFNKDKHDLNPKTFSAFYNNTVIQSNTAIIDPAPFTTIEERRAFDEIEQLIEMIFATDELSKYICRRLWNYFVYYEITPEIESEVIEPLAELFRQNVDHPDQMQIVLKALFGSDYFFKSEHRGCMIKSPADFHIGMARTFDFPIPRQSADPSKDYTNLEAQYYMWNIFRTYNVNAGQDVNDPPNVAGWAAYYQTPSFHEIWIDTATYPFRKGAYEAIGRSNFSLKVANTYDGKSGFLNKMNFVDFVKQFDNPSDPNELIREAVELMFGPPLSQSTKDQLKTNYLLLGQSTDYYWTDAWDVYIANPSTTDPESKKVPQMLQDLFVYLMSAAEFHIC, from the coding sequence ATGGGAAGCATAAAACCTTTTTCTGGGCCTTTTGGTAAGCCCGAATTAATTCACCTACTTAGAAGAACCATGTTTGGGGTCAAAAAATCGGACCTAAATTTCTTCAAAACTAAAAATTTGGATGAAGTTTTACAAGTGTTGGTTCCTACAACCCCCAAAGCTCCGGATCCTCCATTGAGAGCTTATTACAATAATGTGGATCCAACCAAAGATAATTTAGACACTTTAGTTCCATTTGGTAAAACCTGGGTTGACACGCCGGCGCAAGCTTCACAACCTGCAAATCCATCAGGAAGTAGAAGAAATAGCCTTAAACAATGGATGACTGGTTTGCAGTTACATCAAGACCGTTCAGTGTATGAAAAAATGATCATGTTTTATCAGACATTGCTGGTAACAGAAGATGCAGTGGTAGAAAACGCTCACGCCATGTACAATACCCAAAGTTTGTATCGCAAGTATGCAATGGGTAATTACAAGAAATTGATTAAAGAAATCACATTGGACGCAGGAATGCTCCGATATTTAAATGGAGAGCGCAACACTAAAACAGCTCCTGATGAAAATTATGGTAGAGAATTGCAGGAGTTATTTTGTATTGGAAAAGGACCTGGCTCAGGATATACGGAAGAGGATGTAAAAGCTGCGGCAAAAGTATTGACAGGTTGGTATGTAATTTATAATGAAAAGATTGCTAATGTAACCACCAATGTGATTCCACGTAAAGCATTCAATAAAGACAAGCACGATTTAAATCCGAAGACTTTTTCAGCCTTTTATAACAACACAGTAATACAATCAAATACTGCAATTATTGACCCGGCTCCTTTTACAACGATTGAAGAGCGAAGAGCCTTTGATGAAATAGAACAGTTAATTGAGATGATATTCGCAACAGATGAATTATCAAAATACATCTGCAGAAGGTTATGGAATTATTTTGTTTACTATGAAATCACTCCTGAAATTGAATCTGAAGTCATTGAACCATTAGCTGAATTATTTAGACAAAATGTGGATCATCCAGATCAAATGCAAATTGTGCTAAAAGCCTTATTCGGTTCTGATTATTTTTTCAAGTCAGAGCATCGTGGTTGCATGATTAAAAGTCCGGCAGATTTTCATATTGGAATGGCCCGTACGTTTGATTTTCCAATTCCAAGACAAAGCGCAGACCCTTCAAAGGATTATACGAACCTCGAAGCACAATATTATATGTGGAATATATTCAGAACGTATAATGTCAATGCCGGCCAGGATGTCAATGACCCACCGAATGTTGCCGGCTGGGCGGCCTATTATCAAACGCCTTCTTTCCACGAAATCTGGATTGATACTGCAACGTATCCATTCCGTAAAGGAGCATATGAAGCTATCGGCAGATCAAATTTTTCGCTTAAAGTTGCAAATACCTATGATGGTAAATCTGGCTTTTTAAATAAAATGAATTTTGTTGATTTTGTTAAACAGTTTGATAATCCATCCGATCCAAACGAATTGATTCGGGAAGCGGTTGAATTAATGTTTGGCCCTCCGCTGTCACAATCAACCAAAGACCAGTTGAAAACCAATTATCTGTTATTGGGGCAATCAACAGATTATTATTGGACTGATGCCTGGGATGTTTACATCGCAAATCCAAGTACTACGGATCCTGAATCAAAAAAGGTTCCACAAATGTTACAGGATCTGTTTGTGTACTTAATGTCAGCAGCAGAATTCCATATTTGTTAA